GACACCATTCCGAAGAAGCTAAATCTAATTTTGCCATTTTACTTTTCTTTTTTGGGTGTTACATCAATTACCGGCTAAGTTCTGTGACAATTCACCTTTCGCATCGTAATTCTTCATCAAGAATTCATCAGCTTCTGCAATGTCTGTTATCACATATTTACCAATATTACATATCTGCATTTCGTCCAGCGCGTCAATCAGATTCATATAAGAAGCATCATCCGTAGCTTTGATAATTACGGTCGGTGTATCCTTTCCGCTCTTTATCTCAGCAACCTGCTTCTTAAATTCATCCTCCGTTATCTTAAGATCCAGTTTCTGTTGTTTCAATTCTCTTACTTTATTGACAGCAACAGCATTTTTCTGAAGGAGTACGGCACGTAGTCCATCTGCGCCGTAACTAGTTTCTTTCAAGGAGGTATAATCCTTGTAGTTAGGCTCTCCCTCATAATAATAAAGTTTATTATCAGCCCCTAGCAATAATGTAATTGCTTGTGAAGCCTTCACCATACTCTTCTGATTTTCAGTTAAATCTTTGTCATTACTCGGCATACTTATTTCCATCGTCTGAGGTTTGCTCAGTGTGGTACAAAGCATAAAGAAAGTAATCAGCAACATGTTCATATCCACCATCGGTGTAAAGTCCACTCGGACAGATATTTTCTTTTGTTTGCTTTTTCCTCTTTTTCCACCGCTCTCTTGTACTTCAGCACTCATTGTATTTCCTCCTTTTTAATTTTCAGATTCTGCTTTGAGAGAAGTAATCAGATTATACCGATTTTCCCGCAGATCCTGAAGTGAGTTCATAACGTTCTTTATCACTGAGTATGGAGTCTTAGCGTCTGCCTTGATAGCAATACGTAGATCAGCATTGGCAGTACGTGCATTACGCACCCACGACTTAAACTGATTATCAACACTATCACATGGAATGCCTTCATTCTTAAGGATCTTATCCCGTTGATCTTCGGGGAGATCAAGATATTTCTGCATACTTCTGATAGGCACTCCAAAAGTAGAAGACAACATAAATCTCTTCTCTTGCTCCGGAGTAAACTTAATGCCATACTCTTCACCCATGCTCTCCAAGACAGCCTGCATATCCTGCTGCTTGTCGAGGCTCATAAATATTTTTCCTTCCGGATCAACCAGAATCTGGAGTACATTAGTCTCCGGAATCTTGATTTCCGATACGGAAGCCGGAGTGGTAACTTGTACCGGTTCCTTTTTCACAAATGTTGATGTCAACATAAAGAAAGTCAGAAGCAATACAGTAACGTCACTCATAGCGGTCATATCTATGAACGTACTTTTCTTTTTAATTTGCGCTCTACCCATGATTAATAATAGATTTTATAAGGGTTCGCAGAATTAGTGAGTAGCAGCAAAAGTTTGCACGATAGAGAATCCGACTTCGTCAAGTCCGTAAGTCAATTTATCAATTTTGTTAGTGTAATAGTTGTAAGAGATAACAGCCAATGCACCAGTCAAGATACCGAAAGCTGTGTTGATCAAAGCTTCAGAGATACCTTGAGACAAAGCCATAGAGTCAGCACCACCACCAGCAGACAAAGCAGCAAATGAACGGATCATACCGATTACAGTACCAAGCAATCCCATCAATGTACCCAAGGTAGTGATGGTAGCGATAATTGGAAGATTTTGTTGCATCATAGGCATTTCTAAAGCTGTAGCTTCTTCAAGTTCTTTCTGGATAGCTAGCAGCTTCTGTTCTTTAGGAAGAGAGGTATTCTTTTCCATTTCCTCATACTTGCGCAAAGTAGAAGTTACTACGTTAGCAACAGAACCACGTTGTTTATCACAGATCTCCTGTGCTTTCTTCATGTCACCAGCAGCTAAAGCATCTTTGATGTTAGCTACAAACTTAGACAATGAGCCTTTACCGAAAGCAGAACGAAGAGCGAAATAACGCTCAATGCTCAGAGCAAGAACGGTTAACAACAATGTCTGGATAATAGGCACGATAACCCCACCTTTGTAAATAGTACCCAACATATTCAACGGATGATTGTTCGGGTCATTGTTCATAAAGTTGGATGGATTCCCTAATAGGAACTGATAGATACACACAGCTATTACTAAACAGCAGATGATTACGATACCGGCATTCTTTATACCTACAACTTGAGTTTTTTTAGTAGTTTCCATAATAAGTTTTTTGTTAAGAAATTAATTTTAGTTATTTAGGAAGTAAAAATTTCGATTAGACACACTGCGCTACAGACCCTGCAACTTTTAAAAGGAAAAAGTCACACAGTTCATACAGAGTACGAAAAAAAACGGATAATAGGGGAAATAAACTAAATAAGGATACGTCTTAGAGCGAACACGTAGTAGTCGCTACACGTAATGGAGTAATGTGGATCCTTATCCGAATAAAATGATTTACTTTGATCTAATACTAAAGAATTTTCTCTTAACACGAGAAACTTATGTATAACGTCTTTTAAGGAGTCATTGATTTCAATGATTCTACGCAGGCGATAATTATTAGAGTTTGATTCAGTTACTAATTTAAATCCTAATTCTACATCAGAAATAGTTAATGACTGCGAGTTATCATAACTGACCGACTGATTATCTACAAAAGAATTACGATTAACATCAGAAGATGATTCTGACAGTTGACAAGAGGCCTCACTGTTTGAAGCATAAGCCGAAAAATTCATAGCATTTCCACCCATGCTAAAAGATAGCATCAGCAGAACAAAAGCTAATATGAATTTCGGCGAAAGTTTCATTGTATTTTTAGTTGTTTTATTCGTCCATTATAGATTCAGCAACAAATGTAGCAATTAAATGCATACATATATCATTGTTTACATCATTTAAACATAAAAATTTGTCTCTACTATTAAGAACAAGTTGCAAAGTGTTTTGTTCTAGGGAACATTATTTTAATTTGTTAAAAAAAGCATCTCTATTGAACAAACGATTATGAGGTTTGCATCTGCTAAAAAGGACGGTATAAATACCAGAGGTTATCTTCTCTTCTGGTTTAAAAACAGAAAGCCCCTTGATTCTTAGTTGAATCAAGGGGCTTCTTAAAAACGGCGGCTACCTACTCTCCCACTGTTACGCAGTACCATCGGCGTGACGAGGCTTAACTTCTCTGTTCGGAATGGGAAGAGGTGGAACCCTCGTGCTATAACCACCTGAATAAGGTTATGACATGATGAAAAGTAAAATCGAAAGTATTACTATTATGTTTCTGTTTGCTGTTTCCAGTTTCCGTATCAGTAATCCGCTAAACGTATATACCCAACCGGTACATATTTGAAAGAAAGTGAACGGGCAATTAGTAATGCTCGGCTTT
The Bacteroides luhongzhouii DNA segment above includes these coding regions:
- a CDS encoding ExbD/TolR family protein; the encoded protein is MSAEVQESGGKRGKSKQKKISVRVDFTPMVDMNMLLITFFMLCTTLSKPQTMEISMPSNDKDLTENQKSMVKASQAITLLLGADNKLYYYEGEPNYKDYTSLKETSYGADGLRAVLLQKNAVAVNKVRELKQQKLDLKITEDEFKKQVAEIKSGKDTPTVIIKATDDASYMNLIDALDEMQICNIGKYVITDIAEADEFLMKNYDAKGELSQNLAGN
- a CDS encoding ExbD/TolR family protein, with amino-acid sequence MGRAQIKKKSTFIDMTAMSDVTVLLLTFFMLTSTFVKKEPVQVTTPASVSEIKIPETNVLQILVDPEGKIFMSLDKQQDMQAVLESMGEEYGIKFTPEQEKRFMLSSTFGVPIRSMQKYLDLPEDQRDKILKNEGIPCDSVDNQFKSWVRNARTANADLRIAIKADAKTPYSVIKNVMNSLQDLRENRYNLITSLKAESEN
- a CDS encoding MotA/TolQ/ExbB proton channel family protein yields the protein METTKKTQVVGIKNAGIVIICCLVIAVCIYQFLLGNPSNFMNNDPNNHPLNMLGTIYKGGVIVPIIQTLLLTVLALSIERYFALRSAFGKGSLSKFVANIKDALAAGDMKKAQEICDKQRGSVANVVTSTLRKYEEMEKNTSLPKEQKLLAIQKELEEATALEMPMMQQNLPIIATITTLGTLMGLLGTVIGMIRSFAALSAGGGADSMALSQGISEALINTAFGILTGALAVISYNYYTNKIDKLTYGLDEVGFSIVQTFAATH